In Candidatus Electrothrix scaldis, the genomic window GCTGTAATCACAAGATCATATGGCTCAACTTTTTGAGCTATTTCATTGTCTGCGATATCTAAGCCTTTGCCAACCTGGATGAAGTGAATCAACGGGGAGCGAGGTATCCGAAAAGAGCTGTTCGCCACGAGGATCAGTTGGATTTGTGTTCTTTCTGCTGCCTTGTACAAAACTTCTTTAATGACAACAGGGCATGCGTCGGCATCTACCCATATTTTCATCGTATTTCCCCGCTGATTTTTTTCAGTTACATACATCTGATTTTTGCGCACCACTGTACATGATCCAGGCAGGAATGGGTAGGAGATTGGTGAGGGAGTGGAACGAAGTCCATCTGCTGAGCAACAGGCTAATAATCTATAAAATCAGGGAATGCAAATTGACGAAGTTTCCACTGGCCTTCCTCTTGTACCAGCATAAACTCGAAGTATTCCCTGTACTGCCCATCAATCTTTGCCTTCATTCTTCCTCCAGCAAAGATTGTATCCTCATTAGATGGAAAACGTTCATTCGCTTTTCGGATGCACCAGGTTATTTCAATTCCCTGGTCAAACCTTCCGAAATATTTATCAATAATATCTTGTTTCAACCGTCTTAGATGACTGTCTTGGGATAAAATATTGAGCATACCTGCACGGTCCTGTAATCTGGCGGACTTTTCAAAGGCTGTCGTTACTTCTGCTGCTATTGATTTTGGGTAAAGAATAAACGTGGTATACCAGCCTGCTGCGGCGAGAATAACGAGAGAAATGAGGAAGAGTAGAGCTCTGCACAGGAGCTTTTTCTTTGGTCTTTTCATGAGTAAATTATGGTGGTTGGTTAATACTATGCAGACCTTATACCGTCTCTCGTGTTGCAGTGGTTTCCCTTCACTATCCAGAATGGACTGCGGGTGCAGGATATCGTTACCCGATGGGGCGGGGAGGAATTTCTTGTGTTTCTGTCAGATACCTCGCTTGAGGAAGCTCAGCAAATAGCGGAGCGTCCAGCGAGATAGAGCTTCCTGATGAGAGAATACCAATAACCTTCAGTGTCGGAGTGGCATCAACTATCACAAATAGTGATGTCGATGCCTTATACAAGGTCGCAGAGCTGGCGTTTTATGAGGAGAAGAAGGAGCGAAACCGGGTCGTTACGAAGGAGGGAGGATATTTCTTCGTCAGCTCCCTTATAAGTTTGCGAGCAGTTTTTCCTCAAGCTCCTGCCAAAGCTCGGCATAGGTTCGCCCGGCCTTGGAATTAGGCAAATAGGCCGGAACCGGCTGGCGATAAAGCCCCATTTTTTCAATGTCCGTTACATAGGGGACAAAGGTCTTCAGGATGCGTTTTCTCTCTTCAAAGCTGCGCATTATATCCCGGTGAATTTTCTTTTTCAGCTCCACCATAGAGAAAACAACATGGAGTTTGCTTCGGTCAATCCCGCTTTCCTTGAAGAAGTCCAGGAGCTTGGTAAAGGACAGCATGGAGAGGGTGGTCGGGATAAAGGGAATCAGGACTATGTCCGCAGCATAGAAGATATTTTCCGACAGCAGGGTGATATTGGGCGGGCAGTCGAGAAAGATATGCTGATACTCCTCTGCAAGAGGGGCCAGAACTTGCTTAAGGCGTTTTTTCGATTTTTTCATATGATCCAAGGTGATGTCCAGATTGCGATAGGAAAAATCCGCTGGCAGGATATCCAGGCCTGGGTAGTCTGTGCCCCGAATGCTCAGCTCAACCCGGCTCCCTCCCTGGAGAAAATGCTCGGCTGAGAACTTTTTCTTCGCTTTCACCCGGAAATAATAGCTGGATGAGCCTTGGGGGTCAAGGTCACAGAGCAGGGTGTTCTTGCCGGTATGGGCAGACATGTAAGAGAGGTTAACCGAGGTGGCTGTCTTGCCGACACCACCTTTAATATTATAAACAGCAATGATTGCCATGAGAGTTCCTCAAATAATGGGGAAAGGGATAGATGTTCTCCAAGGGTGACAACGGGGTTCGCCCTTACTGCTCCGATTCAAATAAGGTTTCATATAAGGAAATATTCTCTTTTGAGGAAAAGCGACGAAAGGTTTCCTCGAATTCGCTCCGGACCTGTTGTTGCTCGTGATAGAGGTTGGTGAGCAGGCCGCCAATGGCTGCCCCCATCTTCTTAGCCTTGCTGGAACCGGGCTGAAGGCCTCCGAGGTAATCATTGAGCATGTCCTGTTGGACAGAGAGATCATTGAATAAGCCGAGATTGTTTTGGAGATTTTTGAGCTGCTTGATCAGGGTTTTCATTTCCTTGGCAGGATAGAGAGAACTGAAGAACTCCAGGCTGTAGCGGAGTTTTTTGCCCTGGATGCGAAGACGGTGCAGACTTTCATCCGGTGAATCTGCGTCAACGGCCTGACCATCACGCAGGACCTTAGTAAAGCGTTTGAAAATAATACTGTTGGCCATCTTGCCAATGGGCCTTGTTGCCTTTTTTTTCCCGCTTTTCTTTGTTTTCTGAAGATATTTCTTCCAGTCCTTGATGATGCCTTTGTATTGTGGGGCTTGCAGAGCCTGGACCAAGTCCTTTTGCTCCTTTTTTCGCTGTTTAGCCAGATCATCAAAAAAGTAGCGCAGACCCTTTTGCAGGTGCTCCGGCAACCTGGCCTTATAATCCTCTTCCATGAGCAGATAGACATCCAAGTCACGGACTGGCCCGGTGATCTGGCCCAGATAACGAAAATCCTTTTGAAAACGAGTCCTGATCTCTGGTTCCAGGACATTTTTGATCATGGACAACCCGGAACGGGTTCGGCGGATGGCCACCCGGAAATCGTGGAGGAACTCACTGTCCAGATCATCAAGAATCCCCTGCTCATTTTTCAGCATGGTTTCCAGAAGATCACGATAAATGGTTTGAGCCGCTGTCAGGGCATCCATATCCGGCTGCAAAATCACGTTAAATTTTGAGCTGTAATCCTGGGGTACACGTCCTTTGGCTGCCAGGGCGGTTTTGAGGTCCTGCTCCCTGGTGCAGGTCTGGGGCTGACCGAATTTTTCCAGGTCCTGTTCCAGCCGTTGGAACCATTTCTCATAGCCACGAACCTCGTGTAACTGCACGGAGCAGGCCGTTTGTTCTTCTCCTACACTGAGCTCTACCTGAACAAGGATGGCAACGGTCTTTTTATCTTTATTGAGTACCCGAAGCTTGCGCGTTGTTTGGGTAAAGCTGCTTTGTGACAGCAGCGTTCGCATCTCCAGCACTGGGGCGATTTTTTTTTGCAGGGCAGATTCGGGGAGATGTTGGCAGAATCCAGGATTTTTCCCGGAGATTGCTAAGGACGGGACCAGTTCCTGGCCTGCCAAATCGCTCAGGTGGAGTCTTCCGCCTTTCTCAAAGCAAAGGTATCCAGCGCTATACAAGCGCCAGTCATAGCTGTCGTAAAAATTCAGGGTGTGGGCTTGGGAGGGAGTATCCTGGACAGTATATTTTTTTTCCAAAGCATGTACCAGTTCCTGAAGAGCAGAGGAGTCAGGGACTTGCCTGGAGAGCTGTGCAAGAGGTTTCATGAAAGAATCCTGTTTTGTGGTTTCAGGGTATCTCGGCTAGGGCGATACGCTCGGTATGGAATAAATAACAGTTTGTATTATAAAGGGAAAAAACTTTGAAAGGCAAGGGAAAGTTTTGAGAGCTGACCGGAGAGTTTTTGCCGTGGTTTTATAGTACCTTGGCTGCGTATTGAAACATATTGGCGAGTATTCCGATAATTTTTGCGATATATGCAAGATAATAATGGTCTTTATCTATGTAGGCTGTGTTTCCTGTGAGCATGAGAAATTTCCACTCATCACCGCTTGTCACTGCACCATAGAGAGAGGGCAGGTGGATATCCTCACGTTCATTATACAATCTGGCCGCATACATCTCAGCAATACATTGCCCCAGGCCGGAGATAATATTTTCGTTTTTTGCCTCAACAATGGTTACAAGCGGAGTATCGATGTACAGTTGCTCCGGGGAGTTACTCATGATGTAGTCGCAAAATCCGTTGAGTCCCTGTTCCTTATCTACGGTAAAGTCTACTCCTGAAAAGAGACTGACCTCCTCTGCCAGCATCTCTTTCACTTCAACCAGGATGTTGATAATGATCAGTTCAGAGCGCGCCTTTTCTGTATTGATGGAAAGGGCCAAAGGAACATTTCGTGCCAATGTTGTGCTCAGATACTCGCTAATTTTAACATTTTGAATCTCTGTAAATAGAGCATCCTCAAAAAGCCAACCTCTCATACAGGCAATACTGCAGGACTTGCCTTGGCATTTGCTCAAAGAACGCAAAAAATCGAGCGCTAATATGATTCAGCTGGCTGCGTAAAAGTAAAAACCGTGAAAGATATAAATTTTCAAGCTGTTCCTGCAACTTCCTGAGCAGAACCATCAGATTCATGACCAGGAAGATACAGTTAATCCATGCTTCAGAGGTCCTCTGAAGTTTTGCCCGGATGTAGTTGAGTCGGTAGCCGTTTTTTCCTTGGCCAAATTTCCCCTCAATGGGGATCCGTTCTCGACTATCCCGAATTCGTTGTGCTTTCAGTTCCCGAAGACGTTCTTTGTTTTCTTCTGTCTCTTTCGGGGACCTGCCCATTCGTTTACCACCAAATCGAATGCCTTTCTCTTTGAGATATTTACGGTTTTCTCTTGTTCCGTAGATCTGATCAGCCAGTACGACTGCCGGATAGTAACCATTCCGGCGCTTGTAACTCTCCACTTGCTCACGCAAATCCGTGCCTTCGTTGAAGGCATCCCAACCAATATGATCGACAAAAGCCAAACCATCGACCATGCTCACGCTGAGTTTGGCACCGAACTCCACATTTTTACCTGCTTTCCCACGAACTATTGGTCGTACATGAGGTTGGGCAATGGAAACAATTCGGTCATCGCAACGTCGTTTTCGTTTTTTGTACATCTCATCCTGCTGGCGATACACATGCTGAATGATCCAATACTGTCGTTGTTGCTGATGGGGAAGTGGAAAAGGTGCCGATCCAACATTATCAAGCAACTCTTCAATATATCGTATATTTCTTCGGACGTACTGTAATTGCTGCCGAAGTCCGCGCCGCAGATTTTTTTTTGCCTGGTTTCTTTTTTTTAGCCAGGTTCAGGTAGTTTTTGCGAGCAACTCTCCGATATGTCCTGGGCTTTTTTGGGGTAGTCACTCTGTTTGTACAGATCATCAATCAGCTGCTCGGAAATCTCACGGGCTTCGTTGAGTAAACTCAGATCAGTCGGGTAACGAATCGCTTGCTCAGCAACCGTTGCATCGACAAGCATTTTTCCCTTATTTTCAACGGGCTCTTCCTCACCCTTATCCTCTTTTTCATCTTCATTTGTCGTACTTTTCTTTGAGAGAGCAAGTTTTTCCAAAATCACTTCTTCAAACGCAGAAAAGACATCCTTTCCCATCCGTTTTCGAATCTCAACAAACAGGCTGGGAGCTAGAGGTTGCTTGTCTTGAAAAGAAGAAAACCCAACAAAATACTGAAGATAGGGGTTCTCCTGAATCTGGAGTACGGTTTCTTCGTCACTGAGCGTCAGCTTATGTTTAATGATTAACGCGCCGATCACCAATCTGGCATTTTTGGCAGGTCGCCCCTGACGCGGGTCCAATGTTCGGTAATATCTGATGGCGAACTCATCCCACGGAATAACTTTATGCCATTTGATCCATCTGTTTTCAGGGTTCAGTTTACCTCCAAACGGAAGGCTGAATCCTTCAAGTGTAAGCTGTCTGTCACTGGTGTACCTAATCATGTGCATGCCTTATGAGGGGGTGAACGTCAAAAACATGCATATTTTACAATATTTTTACAGGTTTTTCATTTAAAATCAGCGCACTGAGAGTTTTTAAGGACAATCTAAATAATGAGATATTTTCTACGGTCTTCAGGCTAAATGCAGTTTTTGCTTTCTTCAGGGTGAAATCACTGTAGACCATGTAGCTCTCCTGTTTACTGGGTTATTATCTCTGCATTTTTCAGTAAAGAATATTATCATATTACTTTTGTAATCCACACAGAAAAAGAAAAATGCTTGACAAAAAATAATCAAGGGAAGTATATACGCTTTTACCACAAGAGCACAGAGATGCTTCACTTTCTGGTGGAGGAGCCGGAAGGTTGAAAAGGCCACAGCCGTCGTGAGGCGGTGTCGGAAAGCTACGGATCTCTCGTAAAAAGAGAGACTGCCGGGTTACCAACTTTTACTTTAATCAGGGGAGAGGTATGAATACTCACGGGAAGGGTTTCAGATCGTTCCGTAGGATCTGCTCTTTTGTGCAGACCTTTTCTTTCTGTCTCCCCTGTTTACTTCTCACACTTCTTGCTACCCCTGCCGAATCCTCCCTCGTAAAATTTGAGTACGACCCAGCCGGAAACATGATCTCCGAGCAGGATAAGTACTATGAATACAATGATGCCAACCAGCTTGTCCGGGTTCGGAAAGATGCTCCTGACGGAGAAATCATTGCCGAATACGTTTACGATTACCAAGGCCAACGGGTCAAAAAAACAGAAAACGGTGTCACGACCTATTATGTCGGCAAACATTACGAGGAAAGAAAAGGGGCTACCGTCAACGAAAAGACCAACTATTTTTTTGCCAATAATCAAAGAATCGCCAAGAGTTCGCAGAAAAACAAAGCCCCGCCCGAACTAAGCTATTACCTGAATAACCACCTCGGCAGTGCCGATGTTATCATCAATGAACAAGGCACCCAAACAGAACGACTTAGGTATCTTCCGTTCGGTGGATACCGCACCTTCCCGAAAGAAAAGCACACCTTCACCGGCAAAGAAAGAGACGAAGTAACGGACAACTACTACTTCGAGGCCCGGTACTACAATCCGAATATCAGAAGGTTTACGCAGGCTGATACGATTGTTCCTGATCTGTATGATCCGCAGAGTTTGAATCGGTATGCGTATGCGAGAAATAGTCCGGTTGTTTATACTGATCCGAGTGGGCATTTTATTTTTGCTGCAATTGCTATTGGATGGGCTGCATTTGAGATAGGATCGACAATTTATGATGCTGTATGTACCTATAATGATCTTAGAAATGAACAATTAACAGATTTTCAGAAAACTGAATCGGTTGCATTTTTTGTTGCTGGGCTTGAGGCCCCCGGCTCTGGACGTCTATGGAAAAAAGGGCTTGGATTTGTTAGTAACTTAAAGAGTGTAGGAAAAGTAAAAAAAATATTTCAAAATGCGTATGATCTTG contains:
- a CDS encoding RHS repeat-associated core domain-containing protein, with the protein product MQTFSFCLPCLLLTLLATPAESSLVKFEYDPAGNMISEQDKYYEYNDANQLVRVRKDAPDGEIIAEYVYDYQGQRVKKTENGVTTYYVGKHYEERKGATVNEKTNYFFANNQRIAKSSQKNKAPPELSYYLNNHLGSADVIINEQGTQTERLRYLPFGGYRTFPKEKHTFTGKERDEVTDNYYFEARYYNPNIRRFTQADTIVPDLYDPQSLNRYAYARNSPVVYTDPSGHFIFAAIAIGWAAFEIGSTIYDAVCTYNDLRNEQLTDFQKTESVAFFVAGLEAPGSGRLWKKGLGFVSNLKSVGKVKKIFQNAYDLAKSGGKHSGFLNNYLKVSSDSIRKGISSLEEEIYEHKDKIKNPKKYIEKWDELDARQREHLINSKWPSDIKRQSEQIEILEGILKRRK
- a CDS encoding CHAD domain-containing protein, with amino-acid sequence MKPLAQLSRQVPDSSALQELVHALEKKYTVQDTPSQAHTLNFYDSYDWRLYSAGYLCFEKGGRLHLSDLAGQELVPSLAISGKNPGFCQHLPESALQKKIAPVLEMRTLLSQSSFTQTTRKLRVLNKDKKTVAILVQVELSVGEEQTACSVQLHEVRGYEKWFQRLEQDLEKFGQPQTCTREQDLKTALAAKGRVPQDYSSKFNVILQPDMDALTAAQTIYRDLLETMLKNEQGILDDLDSEFLHDFRVAIRRTRSGLSMIKNVLEPEIRTRFQKDFRYLGQITGPVRDLDVYLLMEEDYKARLPEHLQKGLRYFFDDLAKQRKKEQKDLVQALQAPQYKGIIKDWKKYLQKTKKSGKKKATRPIGKMANSIIFKRFTKVLRDGQAVDADSPDESLHRLRIQGKKLRYSLEFFSSLYPAKEMKTLIKQLKNLQNNLGLFNDLSVQQDMLNDYLGGLQPGSSKAKKMGAAIGGLLTNLYHEQQQVRSEFEETFRRFSSKENISLYETLFESEQ
- a CDS encoding YaiI/YqxD family protein, producing the protein MYVTEKNQRGNTMKIWVDADACPVVIKEVLYKAAERTQIQLILVANSSFRIPRSPLIHFIQVGKGLDIADNEIAQKVEPYDLVITADIPLAARVVEKGGLALNPRGEIYTETNIRERLSTRDFLDQLRSSGIETGGPAAFNARDKQAFANKLDQILTKYKNK
- a CDS encoding AAA family ATPase, with product MAIIAVYNIKGGVGKTATSVNLSYMSAHTGKNTLLCDLDPQGSSSYYFRVKAKKKFSAEHFLQGGSRVELSIRGTDYPGLDILPADFSYRNLDITLDHMKKSKKRLKQVLAPLAEEYQHIFLDCPPNITLLSENIFYAADIVLIPFIPTTLSMLSFTKLLDFFKESGIDRSKLHVVFSMVELKKKIHRDIMRSFEERKRILKTFVPYVTDIEKMGLYRQPVPAYLPNSKAGRTYAELWQELEEKLLANL